In the Treponema vincentii F0403 genome, CAATAACAACCGATGCCGAAGAAATGCCGTATTTTTTTAACATTCCCTTATACGAAACAACAATGTCGTCCAAGCCTATGGGAAAAGGATATTCCGGTGCAAGCCGGTACTCCGGTAAAAAAAGTTTACACGCGCATTCATGGGCAAATGAAGCGCAAAAATTCCGCGCAGCCCTGCAAGAACCGTTAACAAAGGATCCTCCGTGCACATAAAGAACAACACGGTTTGCCGCTGCAACTTCCGGTTCCAATATTTCTAGCGGCACCGAACCGATAGTGTCGCGCGCAATATCCGTATTATTCGGCAGATAGGGGGAATAAAAAAAAGCATCATATTCTTCTCGAATAGTGCTTAACGGTATCTTAGGTGAATAGAGTGTCTTTTTAAATGCCTTTTGAATTTGCCTCAATGAATTGTGTACTGTCCCATCCATTGGGGTAGTATATAGAATCTGACTTGATGATTCCAGCCCCTTTTGAAATATACGGCACATCTACGTTGTCGCATCGTCAAAACTATACATCCGTGTATAGTTTTGACTGTGAGTTTCGGCAGCAGCCGAAACATCACTTCTGATATAAACCAGCGGCATCCGTGCCGCTACTGAAGATCCTCAACGTATCAGAACCGCCACAGCCCTAGCATTTGTGTCGTCTATTTCAAAAGGCTAACGGAAAGTATATTTTTAACAACATCCTGATTTTGCGATCTATATTTACTCGTCTGATGCGTTTGCCTTCCCTTTGTGCAAAATTTTATCTAAAATTTTGCACAAATTTTTTCAGGAAAAGGACAAACACATCAGACAGATAAATCAAAAGCGCAGAATAATAGGCTGGGCGACCATTTGAACCGCGAAGAGGTTCAACTCTGGTTGAACAGCCTATTATTCTGCGGGGCAATCAGCAAAACGTCTGATATGTTTGCCCTAGGGGTTAGTCGGTAACTGAATGGAGCCATTTGCCGGATTTAATCCGCCAAAGGCCTAAGAGCAGTTTAAGCGGTTCCTCGCTGAAAAGGCACATATAAATAACCCACGGCGGAAGCGCAGTATAAAGCGATACGGAATATGCAAGCGGGATGGCGATAAGCCACATAATAAAGGTATCGCAGATCATACCGAATCGGGTATCGCCGCCTGCGCGGACAAGGCCGATCAAAATACACATATTGCACGCTTTAAGCGGATAACAGCAAGCTAATACGATAAAGAGTTTTTTAACCGTCGACAATACAATCGGTTCCACATTAAAGATGAAGGGCACAAGGTAAGAAATAGGGATAAGTGCGGCGCCGATAAACATCGCAACAATCGGAATAAACAACAGGACTTTAGAAGCATATTGCCGAGCCTCGCTATCGTGTTTTTCGCCTATCTTTTTCCCGATCAAAACACTGATGCCGTTTCCGAATCCGATAAAGATAACCCATGTCAGTTGCGAAATGGTATTGGTAATATTAAAAGCGGCATACGAAAATGTATTAATACCGGCAAAAATTTTATGATGAAACGTAATGCCGAAAGACCACAGCGATTCATTAAGCAGTACCGGCAGCACGATTAAAAAATACACTTTTAAAAATTTAGCGTCAAAGCTGAAATGACTTTTAAGCGTTCCTAACACCGGATATTTCCGGTACTTCGTTACAGTAAAGGTAATACAAAGTTCGACGCAGCGGGCGACAACGGTAGCGATAGCGGCTCCGCGGACACCTAATGCCGGAGCACCGAAAAGGCCGAAAATCAAAACGGCGTTGAGCACCGTGTTCACCACCAGAGAAACCAACGTTGCAGCAACCGCAATTTTTACTTTTTCGATGGAGCGCAGCGTAATCATCAGCATAAAATTTACCGCAAAGGGAATAAAACAAAATGCCGACACTCTAAGGTATTGTACGCCGGTTTCAATTACGGCACTGTCTTTTGTGTACAACGCCAGTATTTCCTTAGGCAAAGTTGCACAGCAAACCGTAAATAAAACGGCAAACGATACGGCCACTATCATAGAAATACCGAACGTTTTCTGTAATCCCTTAAAATCTTTTTTGCCCCAAAACTGCGCCGTAAACACCATACTGCCCGACCCGATACCGTACAGAATCAGATTAAGCAAAAAAAAGAGCTGATTTCCCAAACCAACTGCGGCAAGTTCTATTGTGCCGAGCTTGCCGATCATCACCGTATCAAGAATATTGACAAAGGCGCTAAGGAAATTTTGCAGCATAATCGGAAGAGCTATTGTAAATAACGTTGTTAAAAATTTTTTATCAAAAAACACCGCCTTAAACCGTGCGGACATCGTCATATAAGCATTCTCCATCAATAGACTATTCGTCCCTTCCATTCATATCCCTGTTTCCGTACGGAATGAATCCATGAAACAAGCGCAATGTACAGCAGATTGATGAATAGTAACGGATATAGAAATATAAGCTTTCTGTCGATACACTGTGTCCTAAATACAACTGCCCATGTCCCGCCTACTAAAATCAAATTAATCCATAATGCGGCAAGCGTAAATGATACGGTCTTTGCAGCGATGATAGTATATACCGTTAATCCGATTGTTAAAACCGGCGGTAAAGTTAAAAAAAGAAAAATACCAAGCATTGCAAGCAAGAGGATGGTATCGTTTTTATCTATAAAGTCAAAAATATTCTTGCTGATTCCATCCACAGCGCTTTGCCACGATGTATACATACGGCACGAAGCGGCATCGTGCAGATTTAAAAAAATGGTTTTATATCCATGCCGCTTCATTGTCCGAGCCATAAAGACATCTTCCGTCGTCTTGTCTTTAACCAAATCAAATCCGCCGCACTCCATAAACGCACTGCTTTTAACACAAATATACTGCCCGATAGCTATTGCAAAAACCGGTAATCTGCTCCGCTTGCACATCCACAACGGTAAAATAAAACCGCTTAGTAAATACATCAACGGTATTGTTAACTTTTCACCGAATGTCTCCATTTTCTGCGTAATATACCCTGATAAAAAATCAACTTTATGATAAACAAGGTTGGTAACGGCAAACGATATGGAACGGGGTGAATGGACGGTATCGGCATCGGTAAACAGCCAGTATTTTCCCTTTGCCTGTTTGCAAAGCTGCTTCATTGCGAACGGTTTACCCCGCCAATCACGCGGCAACGGTTCACCTTGAAAAATCCGCAATTTATCGGGGTATAATGCTTGAAGTTTCGTAAGTATATCGCCGGTTTTATCGGTAGAGTTATCATCTAAAACCAGCACTTCATAATTCATATAGGTTTGGTTCATGAGCGACTGAACGCAGCGCTCGATGCACCCCTCTTCATCACGGGCGGGAATCAGCACCGAAGCGAGCGGCCCATCGGTTAAATCGGCAGGGAGAGAAGCCTTAGTCAACCATAAAGCATTACTGACAGAAAGACAAAAAAAATACACGCCAAGTCCGATGATAATCCAATCGAACAAGGCGATTATAAGCGTTATCATGTTGATATCCTTTACAACAGATGACGAACCGGTTTTTGGCCGCCCCTATTCCTTTGTTCTATTCCGTTTCCCATCTACGTCCGAATAATTTTTTTACAAAGCGGGAAAAACCGCCGGTTTCGGGAATTTCGGTTTTTTCCATGCGGGAAACGATATGCTTTAGACAGCTTGAGGCCTTACCGTTGGGTTCGGCAATAATAAAAGGCTTTTGTTTTAAAACGGCTTTTGTTACCGAAGGATCATTATAGATAAATCCGAGATATTCGATTTTAAGATTTAAAAATTGCGCAGCTATTTTTATCATGTGATCTGCAATCCGTTTTCCTTCTGCAGCGGAATCTACCCTATTGATAATCATTTTAAGGTTGAGATTCATGTTATCAACCTCTGTGGCAATGACCTTAATAATACCGTACGCATCGGTAATTGCAGTCGGCTCGGAAGTTGTGATAATAACCACCTCATCGGCAGCCGCAACGAAACTCAGTACATTCTTAGAAACGCCCGCACTCGTATCGATAATAATAATATCGACATCGGAAAGCGTATACATCTCTTTAATAAATTCATCACGCTCCGCTTCTGCCATATTTGCAATTTTTGCAAAGCCGGAAGCGCCGACAATTAATTTAATACCGTATTCGGTGTCGATAATAATTTCCGATAATTTCTTTTGCTTTTTAATGACATGGTATAAATTATACTGCGGAATGATATTCATAATAACATTGACATTGGCAAGCCCAAGGTCGGCATCGAGAACGATAACTTTTTTCCCCATCTGCGCATACGCAATACCCATATTGGTTGCGACATTGGTTTTTCCTACCCCGCCCTTTCCGCTGGTAACGGCAATAATACGGGTCTTTTGCGCCGTATCGTGACTTGCACCGGCATTGTCGGCCGCGTTATGTATTTCTTTCATTAAGAGACGTAATCCATCAGCTTGATCACCCATTTTTTTCTCCACATTTTGAGTTTGTATCGGATTGATTGTGTTCCGAGCTTCTACACGGCAGAAACCTTGAGAAGCCGGTCTCTATCTTTATTACAGAGTTGACTGATATATTCCTCGTCTACCGAAAAACCTTTCAATTTTTTTAAGAAGGTTTCGATATCGGCAAGCATAAAATCCTGCGGGACTTCCTGTCCTGCGGTTATATACGTTATCGGTATATTAGTTTCGGAAATAATACTGAATAAATTACCGATATATGAGGTTTCATCAAACTTTGTAATAATCAGCGACTTATATTTAAAGACCGCATATTCTTTCATAATTTCCCGAATGTCGTTTATCCGCGTTCCGGCACATACCGTCAGATAAACTTCCGCATCATCGCCTAATTCGGCAAAATAATTCTGCATCGTGGAAATTTTCTCGCGGTCTTTCGGACTTCTGCCGATTGTATCGATGCAAATAACATCCGCCTCTTCGCGGTACAATGCCATATATTTACGTACCTCTGCAGGATTCGAGGCAACCATCAGCGGAATCCCCATCAATTCACAATAACGCTTCATCTGGTATGCAGCTCCGATACGCCAGTTATCAATCGTAATAACTTTAACACGCAGCGGATGTTCGGAATTTTTGCGGATATACTGTACGGCGATTTTTGCAAGCGTTGTCGTTTTTCCTACCCCCGTAGGCCCGACCAATAAAACCACCCGTGTTTTAGGTTGATCATCAGCAGGTTTAATGCTGATCGATTCGGCAAGCAGTTCAAAAAGCTTTTTTTGCACCGTCAAAAAATTCTCAATTTCGGTATAGCTGAGCTCGTCTTTAAGGCGGGCGGAAAGCTCTTTGATGTAGGAAGGAGAAAAGTCGTTTTCTTCGAGTAGTTTTTGTACTTTAACAATATGCGTGTGCTCAACGTCAGTTTGCGCGGCATTCTTTTTTTCCATTTCCGCCACAAGCCGTTCAACCGTCTCCGCCAGCTTGTCCAAAGACTTTTCTTGTTCCGGCGTAGGCGCGGAGACAGCTTTTTTTTCCGGATTTTTTTTCGGTGTAAGGTTGACATATTGACGCAGCTCATCCGCAGCAGCAGGATTTTTGCTTGCATACCGTGTTACGATTTTAAGCCGTTCTTCTTCGTCGTTCAAATTACTCGCACCGGTTAGTCTGGGCGCCGGTCTAGCAGGGGGCTGCTGTTCCGTAAGCAAAGACGGACGCTGCGACATTTTATCGTTTACCGTAAACGTTACTTCTACCACATCTTTTTCTAAAAGCCCGAAAAGCCGGCTGATTTTAGCATCCTTCCTTCTCCAGATGGTAAAGTCGTCGCCGTGTTTTTTCGTAATCTTTTTTACACATTTGTCATACGTCGAATCTTGCTCAACAAAAAGTTCCATTAGTTTTTGTCCTGTTCCAATTTAATCTCACCGATAACTTCAACCTGTATATCCTTCGCAATTTCAGGGATGGACAGCACAACAAGATCGGGAATTTCCCTATCGGTTGAATTTTTAATCAAAATACGGGCGGATGCTTCGGGCGCAAGTACAATAGGAAGGAAACCGTTTTTCTGCACGGTCGTAACCGCTTGGATAAGCGAGCGTATCCACATCCGCTGCTCGGAAGGTTCAAGAGCCGCCATCGGCCCATTCACCGTATCTATTCTACTGTCGATAATTTTTTGAGCAAGTGCAGGTTCAACAGTCAGCACATGGAGTGTTTTATTTTCATCGGCATACTGCAAGCATATCTGCCTGCCGAGCGCCTGCCGTACCTTTTCAACAAGAAGAGAAACATCGGATGTAATGGGGCGGAAATCTGCAAGCGTTTCCAAAATAACGATCGTATTGCGAATAGACACCTGTTCACGCAAAAGCCCCTGCAGAACTTTCTGCACCTCGCCGAGGCTGCACACCTTTGCCGCTTCATCGATAACCGCCGGATAGTCTTTGCGCAGCGCATCCATAATACCCTGCACTTCCTGCCGTCCGAGGATTTCGGCAGCATGTTTTTTAATCACTTCGGTAAGATGTGTTGCGATAATTGCCGGCGGGTCTACCACCGTGTAACCGGCGCGTTCGGCGCGGTCGCGGTTTTCTTCGGATATCCACACGGCAGGCAAGCCGAAGGTAGGATCGACGGTTCGCTCTCCGGGTATTTCTTCCGAAACTCCGCCGGGATTTATTCCGAGGTACCAGCCCATGCGGATCTTGCCCCGCGCCACTTCGACACCCTTAATCTTAAAACAGTATTCGCTCGGTTCAAGCCGCATATTATCGATAATACGGATACGCGGGGCAACCAAACCGAGGTCAAGCGCCGCTTCCCGCCGGATTCTTGTAATACGTTCAAGCAGTTCGGCACCTTTGTCCTTATCGACAAGCGGAATTAACGCATAACCCAATTCCAAGGACAGCGGATCGAGCGGCACAATCGGAGCAATTTCTCCCGGCGCAGGTTCTCCCCCGCCGCCCCCAGCCCGCTGCTGTTGTCCGCCCTGCTTTTGAACCGCCTGCTTTTCTTTTGCAGCCTTAAACGTCCGTTCTTCTTTAACGATTTTCCAGCCGACAACAGCCAAAACAGCCGCGATAATAAACAGAACAACATGCGGGAATCCGGGGAGCACACCCATAATCGCGAGCGTACCGGCGGCAACAAAGTAAATCCATCCGATTTGAGAAAACTGCTTTTTAATATCCTGACCGAACGAACCTTCGTCGATCATGCGGGTAACCAGCAAGCCGGTCGCTACCGACAAAAAGAGCGAAGGCAGCTGAGCGAGCAGTCCGTCTCCGATGGTTAGCGTCGTGTAGGTACGCAGCGCATTGGAAAAAGGTTCCCTGCGGAAAATCATCCCGATAATTAACCCGGCGACAACGTTGATAACCGTAATAAAAATACCGACTTTTACGTTTCCGGACACAAATTGGTTTGCTCCGTCCATCGCCCCGTAAAAGTCGTCCTCACGCTGCAGCTGCTCTTTTTTCTGCCGGGCTTCCTCGTCGGTGATGATGCCGGCGTTGTATTCGGCATCGATCGACATACTCTTGGTCGGATGAGAGTCCAGTTTAAAACGGGCGGAAACTTCGGCGACACGCTTGGCGCCTTTTGTAATAACAAAGGCCTGCACCGCAATAAGGATGATAAAGATAACAAAGCCGATAACGAGACCTTGACTGCCCGAAGCGCCGATAACGAACGAACTGAACGCCCGTATCATTGCTCCGTCAAACGCTTCTCCTTTGGAAAGAATAAGGCGGGTTGAAGACACATTCAGCACCAGTCCGAAAATAGTGCTAAGCAGCAGCAATGAAGGGAAAACTGAAAAATCGGTAGCGCGCGCAGTAAACAGGACAATCAGCAATACGATAAGACTAAACGTCAGATTCAGCGCCATAAAAAAATCAAGCAGCACGGTGGGAAGTGGAATAATAAACATCAGCACCATGAGGATGACGGTAAATGCAACTGCTATATCGATATTGTACTTTTTTGCTGCCATGACTATCTTCTATAAAATTCCTGTTTTTTGTTGTTGAGGGTATATACTTCTGCAAACACTAACGAAAGCGCCCGATAGTACTGTTCCGGAATTATATCACCGATTTGAACTTTAGCATAGAGCGCGCGGGCAAGCGGTTTGTTTTCTATTAATGGAATATTATGTTCACGGGCAATCGCCTTTATCCGCTGCGCCATCGCATCGGCGCCCTTAGCCAGCACCATCGGAGCCGCCATTGTTTTTGAATCCCACTGCATTGCGATTGCAAAGTGAGTCGGGTTCGTAATAACAACGTCGGCCTTAGGCACATTGCGGATTGCATTTTGCGAAAGGATTGCCTGCATTTGCTGCCGGATTCTTCCCTTAACTTGGGGATCTCCCTCCAACTCCTTGTATTCTTCTTTTATTTCCTGCTTCGTCATCTTGAGCGAATCGATAAATTGCTTGCGCTGAAAAAAATAATCGGGAATTGCAAGGATTAACAGCAGCAAGGCTGCCGTTGCAAGCAGTTTTGCTCCAAGCCCCGCAATAAAAAAAACCGCCTGCGGAAAACTCACCGACAGTAATTCGATAAAATGAGGAAGGTTTGCCCGTATCATCAAAAAGGAGACAAACACCAGCACAACAACCTTCGTCAGCGACTTTGCAAAATTAAACAAACCCTCGGCGGAAAAGAGCGCACGTTTAAAAAAGCGCATAAAATTTGGGACAATCTTATTGAATTGAGGCTGAATAGGTTTGGTAGAAAATAAGAACCCGTTATTTTGCAGGATATTGGCAATCACACCTGCAAGCATTGCGATAAGGGCAAGCGGGAGCGCAAGTTTTAGAAAGTACTGCACAAAGATACCGAACCAAATGCCGCTGTTGATATCCGACTGCGTACTCCGCAAAAAAAAGAACCGCAAGATTTCCATACATTCTTCCAAGAAAAAAGAAGAAAGAAAGATCAATGCACCGGCGGGAAATAACAGCACCAGCGCCGCGTTAATATCCTGACTTTTTGCGACACGCCCTTCTTCACGCGCTTTGCGTATTTTATAGTCGGTTGGGTCTTCGGTACGCCCTTCATCCTCTGCGGCGAACCACTGTAAATCAATGAAAAAGTTCCGCTCATTATATCCGCTTGCAGCTTCTGTCACGAATTTCCGCATCCTAGATACCTCCGCTAGCGCGGATTAAAAGCGACTCAAAGGCCGCAAATCCGTTTTCCATAATCCGAATAAAGAAATTAGCCATAAACGGCAGCGAGACGGTCAAAAGGAAGAAGGTCAACAAAATAGTTATCGGGAATCCTTCCGATAAAAGGTTCATCTGCGGAGCGGCCTTTGACAGCAGCCCCATCGAAACATGTACCAAAAAGAGGGTGCCCATAACCGGCATCGCAATCATCATCGCATTCAAGAAAAGACTGCCGAGGTTCGTTACAAGAAAGGACGCTACCAACTCCCGCTTTTCCAAAAACATAAAGCAATTGATCGACTGAAAACTGCGGAGCACGCCGCCTAAAAACAGGGTTTGGAATCCCTTAATCTGCAAAAAGATCAGCACCGCAATAAAGTTTAAGAATTGTCCCATCAACGGGTTTTCAATTTGAGCAAGCGCATCATACACTTCCGATACGCCGAACCCCATTTGATACGAAAAAAATTGACCGGCCGTACTAAACGAGGCAAAGATAATGCTGATAAAAAAACCGGTCAGTACGCCGAGCAGCGCCTCGCCGACAACCAACAGCGCATAGTCGAGATTAAACCCCTGCACGTCCAGCGGGGAACCGTAGGCAACCGGCATCACTAAAAAACCGATTAAGCCCGCAAGCGAGATTTTTGCAATGCGCGGCACCGCCCTTGTCGAAAGAAGCGGCGTGGTAGAAATCATCGCGAATATCCGCACGCATACCAAAAAAAAGAGAGGAGCTTTAACCAGCAAAAAGGAGAAAGGGTTGGGATCCATTATCCGCGCCGCCTATAGGTTACCTAACCTTGTACCAGCTGAGGAATCATATCGAACAGACGGATGGTATAATCCCGCAATACGCTGAACATCCAGCCGCCCAATAATGCAAGCATCCCCAAAATCGTCAAAATTTTCGGCACAAAGGTGAGTGTCTGTTCCTGAATGGAGGTTGTCGCTTGAAAAATCGCTACGATTAAACCAACAACTAATGCAGCCAGCAGAATGGGGGCGGCTAATATAAATACCTGAAAAATGCCCTCGCGCAAGAGATTGACAATCATCCCGATACTCATCGTTTTCCTCCTTTTAATTGGTTATTTTACGATCTACAAGAACGACTGAAAGAGCTGGCCTACCAGCAAATTCCAACCGTCAACCAGTACAAATAGAATCAACTTAAACGGCATGGAAATTTGTACCGGCGGCAGCATGATCATACCCATCGACATCAGGATACTCGCTACTACCATATCGATAATGATAAACGGCAGATAAAGGAAAATGCCGATCTGAAAGGCAACGGTCAGCTCGTGCAGGATAAATGCGGGAATTAACACATGAGTGGGAACGTCGGCGAGTGTATTGGGCTTATCCATACGGGCAAGCGACATACAGAGCCTGATATGAGAGGGATCATGCGCCATCTGCTTATACATAAAAAGGCGCAGCGGTTTTTCCGCTTCCGTATAGGCGGTTTCGATATTGATTTGTCCGTCTGCCATCGGTTTAAACGATTTATCGTATATTTCCGTAAACGTCGGCCACATGATAAAAATCGTCAAAAAGAGCGCAATCCCGTTCAGTACCTGCGTAGGCGGCACTTGCTGCAGCGACAGGGCACGCTTAATAAAGTCGAGCGCAATACTGAGCCGCAAAAACGAGGTCATCAAAAGGAGAATGCTCGGCGCAAGGGTTATCAGCGTTATTAATAGGAGCAGCTGAATGGAAAACGCTACTTCCCGATTATTTTGAGGTTCGCGGATATTCAGGTTGACAAAGGGAATAGCTCCGGCCTGACGGGTTGCATCTATTTCGGTGCGGCCGGTTTGCGACGTACCGGTATTACTCTGAGCAACCAGCGCTGCAGGGATGCAAAACAGGCAAATGCACGCAATACACAGTGCAAGTTTTTTCATCGGCCTTCCCTCCCCTCGCCGCTATTCGGTGCCGTCCGCATCTGTCCTGCGCCACCGTTTTCCGCATCTTGCGGAGTTCCGTTTTCCTGTGCTGCGCCTGAGGTTTGCAGGCGTCCCCGCTGCTTGGCCAAAAACGAGTCGAAAGGGTTGGCGTCCGCTTCCTTAGGTTTTGCAGCAGGAAAAAACGTATGCAGTAATGAGCTGAAGCTCTGCTTCGGGCCGGGCGTTTGCGCCGCCTGCAGGTTCATTGCATCGATCAGCTCTTTATCGGTTATCTCTGCAACCAACGACAGCGAAGCATCCGAAGTTCCTATCAAGTAGGCTTTATCGATAAGGGTTACAATGTAGAGGGTTTTATTGGGTGCAAGCGGCAAACTTGCGACATTCTTTAAAAAGGGATCATCACCGGCGGTAAATTGTTTTGAACGCCGGATAAAATACAGCACGCCGTAAATGAGTGCACAAACTGCCGCCAGAGAAATAATCAGCTGAAACAGCATTGAAACGGTTGAGCTTCCTGCCGCACGCGGCGCAGGCACATCTTGAACCGGCAAGGCCGCCTCATCCGTCTGTAACACAATGGCCGTTTCTGCAGGCGCGGCAGCTGAAGCATTGCTCCCCGCTGCAGACGTATCATCTGCAAACACGCATACTGCGCTGCACATCAACAGGAAAGAGAAGAGTATTACTTTATACAAATCCTTATGCATGTCCCCACCCAATGCCGCGATCAATCGGCTATGTATCGCTAATGCGTTCCGCCGGTGACAAAATTTCGGTAACACGGACACCGAAATTTTCATCGATAACGACAACTTCTCCTTTTGCAATCGGCTTATGATTAACTAATATATCCACCGGTTCACCGGCAAGCTTATCCAATTCGATAATATGCCCTTCACCCATGCTTAAAATTTCTTTAATCATCTTGCGGGTACGTCCGAGTTCGACGGTCATCTCCATGAACACGTCCATAATCAACCCGATATTCCCCTGCTCCGCTTCGGTTACACCGTTGAGAAGAGGAGAAAATTGCACGGACTGTACATTCGGATTCATACCGGGCATCACCATTCCGCCCTGAGCCTGTACGCCTCCCTGCATTTGCATTCCCATACCCATCGGTTGCTGTCCCATCTGCGGCATTCCATTCATTCCGTTCATCGGCATATTCATTGCTCCCATTCCGCCTCCTTGATCAGGAGCAGACTGTGCCGGAATAGGCTGCACAGGCGCTGCCTGCGGAGCACTCTCCGTTTTACTTAATTTATCGGCAATTTGTTCCGCTGTCTTTTTTGCAATAATTTCCCATAAGTCAAAGACGGCATCATCAATTGTAACCGAATATGTTAAAAGTGCAAAGTCCTGCGAAAGCCGTACCATTGCCTTGGGCACGTGATGAGCTTCGGCCGGCATATTGGTAACGCCTTTAATATTCTGGCCATCGAAAGCACTGATTTCTTTTCCGACATATTGCGCAACCGTCTCACTGATAACGGAAAGCGCCATATCGTCAATCTTAACACTTTCCTCATTATTTACAAGGCTGACCAGCTTTTCCGCAAATTCGGGAGCAAGCACAAACAGATGGTCGCCTGTCAGCGCTCCTTCAAAATCGATCGTAACGGCAACCGCCATATCCGGAACTTTCTGCAAAAGAGCTTCGCGGTTGCTTAACTC is a window encoding:
- the flhB gene encoding flagellar biosynthesis protein FlhB codes for the protein MRKFVTEAASGYNERNFFIDLQWFAAEDEGRTEDPTDYKIRKAREEGRVAKSQDINAALVLLFPAGALIFLSSFFLEECMEILRFFFLRSTQSDINSGIWFGIFVQYFLKLALPLALIAMLAGVIANILQNNGFLFSTKPIQPQFNKIVPNFMRFFKRALFSAEGLFNFAKSLTKVVVLVFVSFLMIRANLPHFIELLSVSFPQAVFFIAGLGAKLLATAALLLLILAIPDYFFQRKQFIDSLKMTKQEIKEEYKELEGDPQVKGRIRQQMQAILSQNAIRNVPKADVVITNPTHFAIAMQWDSKTMAAPMVLAKGADAMAQRIKAIAREHNIPLIENKPLARALYAKVQIGDIIPEQYYRALSLVFAEVYTLNNKKQEFYRR
- the fliR gene encoding flagellar biosynthetic protein FliR, with the protein product MDPNPFSFLLVKAPLFFLVCVRIFAMISTTPLLSTRAVPRIAKISLAGLIGFLVMPVAYGSPLDVQGFNLDYALLVVGEALLGVLTGFFISIIFASFSTAGQFFSYQMGFGVSEVYDALAQIENPLMGQFLNFIAVLIFLQIKGFQTLFLGGVLRSFQSINCFMFLEKRELVASFLVTNLGSLFLNAMMIAMPVMGTLFLVHVSMGLLSKAAPQMNLLSEGFPITILLTFFLLTVSLPFMANFFIRIMENGFAAFESLLIRASGGI
- the fliQ gene encoding flagellar biosynthesis protein FliQ, producing MSIGMIVNLLREGIFQVFILAAPILLAALVVGLIVAIFQATTSIQEQTLTFVPKILTILGMLALLGGWMFSVLRDYTIRLFDMIPQLVQG
- the fliP gene encoding flagellar type III secretion system pore protein FliP (The bacterial flagellar biogenesis protein FliP forms a type III secretion system (T3SS)-type pore required for flagellar assembly.), with the protein product MKKLALCIACICLFCIPAALVAQSNTGTSQTGRTEIDATRQAGAIPFVNLNIREPQNNREVAFSIQLLLLITLITLAPSILLLMTSFLRLSIALDFIKRALSLQQVPPTQVLNGIALFLTIFIMWPTFTEIYDKSFKPMADGQINIETAYTEAEKPLRLFMYKQMAHDPSHIRLCMSLARMDKPNTLADVPTHVLIPAFILHELTVAFQIGIFLYLPFIIIDMVVASILMSMGMIMLPPVQISMPFKLILFVLVDGWNLLVGQLFQSFL
- a CDS encoding FliO/MopB family protein translates to MFADDTSAAGSNASAAAPAETAIVLQTDEAALPVQDVPAPRAAGSSTVSMLFQLIISLAAVCALIYGVLYFIRRSKQFTAGDDPFLKNVASLPLAPNKTLYIVTLIDKAYLIGTSDASLSLVAEITDKELIDAMNLQAAQTPGPKQSFSSLLHTFFPAAKPKEADANPFDSFLAKQRGRLQTSGAAQENGTPQDAENGGAGQMRTAPNSGEGREGR
- the fliN gene encoding flagellar motor switch protein FliN → MSDGSISQNEIDALLSGMSGGSVGAPAGGAFTPARQEALQKFFDGNVPALAANLDSMTGKTVSVSNPVIELSNREALLQKVPDMAVAVTIDFEGALTGDHLFVLAPEFAEKLVSLVNNEESVKIDDMALSVISETVAQYVGKEISAFDGQNIKGVTNMPAEAHHVPKAMVRLSQDFALLTYSVTIDDAVFDLWEIIAKKTAEQIADKLSKTESAPQAAPVQPIPAQSAPDQGGGMGAMNMPMNGMNGMPQMGQQPMGMGMQMQGGVQAQGGMVMPGMNPNVQSVQFSPLLNGVTEAEQGNIGLIMDVFMEMTVELGRTRKMIKEILSMGEGHIIELDKLAGEPVDILVNHKPIAKGEVVVIDENFGVRVTEILSPAERISDT